From a region of the Myroides sp. JBRI-B21084 genome:
- a CDS encoding CTP synthase: MKQCKYIFVTGGVTSSLGKGIIAASLAKLLQARGYRTTIQKFDPYINVDPGTLNPYEHGECFVTNDGAETDLDLGHYERFLNVPTSQANNVTTGRVYLSVIEKERRGEFLGKTVQVVPHITNEIKERMQLLGKSGDYDIVITEIGGTVGDIESLPYIESVRQLLWDLGDKNAIVVHLTLVPYLAAAGELKTKPTQHSVKTLMESGIKADILVCRTEHELSFDIKRKLAAFCNVSQESVIQSIDASTIYEVPNNMLEEGLDTVALKKLDLPEKGLPDLTKWNDFLHRLKNPKHTVNIGLVGKYVELQDSYKSILEAFVHAGAANFAKVNVVSIHSEYLTTKNVADKMKNLDGILVAPGFGSRGIEGKIETVRFARENNIPFMGICLGMQMAVIEFARNVLGFENANSTEMNDNTPYPVITFMEEQKTITEKGGTMRLGGWDCEIKQGTKAFDIYQNELINERHRHRYEFNNYYTEAFENAGMVFSGVNPETKLVEIIELPNHPFFVAAQYHPEYKSTVANPHPMFSAFVKAAVNKKLNS; encoded by the coding sequence ATGAAACAATGTAAATATATTTTCGTAACAGGTGGTGTAACATCATCACTTGGAAAAGGAATTATTGCAGCATCCCTAGCAAAATTATTACAGGCACGCGGTTACCGTACAACTATTCAAAAGTTCGATCCTTATATTAATGTGGATCCAGGAACATTAAACCCTTATGAACATGGTGAATGTTTTGTAACGAACGATGGTGCCGAAACCGATTTAGATTTAGGTCACTACGAACGTTTTTTAAATGTTCCTACTTCTCAAGCAAATAACGTTACAACTGGTCGCGTTTATCTTTCGGTTATTGAAAAAGAACGCCGTGGCGAATTTTTAGGTAAAACCGTACAAGTAGTACCACATATTACCAATGAAATTAAAGAACGTATGCAATTGCTTGGTAAATCTGGCGATTACGATATTGTTATTACCGAAATAGGTGGTACAGTTGGCGATATTGAATCGTTACCTTACATAGAATCGGTTCGACAGTTATTGTGGGATTTAGGTGATAAAAATGCAATTGTAGTTCATTTAACTTTAGTGCCTTACCTTGCAGCTGCGGGTGAATTAAAAACAAAGCCAACACAGCATTCGGTTAAAACATTAATGGAGAGTGGTATTAAAGCCGATATTTTAGTTTGTAGAACTGAACATGAATTATCATTTGACATTAAACGCAAATTAGCTGCTTTTTGTAATGTTTCTCAAGAATCGGTTATTCAATCTATTGATGCTTCAACCATTTACGAAGTGCCTAATAATATGTTAGAAGAAGGTTTAGATACCGTTGCACTTAAAAAATTAGATCTACCTGAAAAAGGATTACCAGATTTAACCAAATGGAACGATTTTTTACATCGTTTAAAAAACCCAAAACATACCGTTAATATTGGGTTAGTAGGTAAATATGTAGAATTACAAGATTCATATAAATCAATCTTAGAAGCTTTTGTACATGCAGGTGCTGCTAATTTTGCTAAGGTAAACGTAGTGAGTATTCATTCTGAATATTTAACAACTAAAAATGTTGCCGATAAAATGAAAAATTTAGACGGTATTTTAGTTGCTCCAGGTTTTGGATCTCGTGGTATTGAAGGTAAAATAGAAACTGTACGTTTTGCACGCGAAAACAACATTCCATTTATGGGTATATGTTTGGGTATGCAAATGGCTGTTATAGAATTTGCTAGAAACGTTTTAGGTTTTGAAAACGCAAATTCAACTGAAATGAACGATAATACACCTTATCCGGTAATTACGTTTATGGAAGAACAAAAAACAATTACCGAAAAAGGCGGAACCATGCGTTTAGGTGGTTGGGATTGCGAAATTAAACAAGGAACAAAAGCTTTTGATATTTACCAAAACGAATTAATTAACGAGCGTCACCGCCACCGTTATGAATTTAATAATTATTACACCGAAGCATTTGAAAATGCAGGTATGGTATTCTCGGGCGTAAATCCAGAAACTAAATTGGTTGAAATTATTGAATTGCCAAACCATCCGTTTTTTGTTGCTGCGCAATACCACCCCGAATATAAAAGTACTGTGGCAAACCCACACCCAATGTTTTCAGCTTTTGTAAAAGCAGCTGTTAACAAAAAACTTAATTCGTAA
- a CDS encoding copper resistance protein NlpE N-terminal domain-containing protein, with product MISFKNFILLAVFLPVIASCDKKEEKKVFIQPGLLDTIFSNTFEGIIPCPDCPGIESSIRIYSDSTISRTVFYQDRNELPITKVGTWKLKDSVFTAIFDREKLFYRIKNYNQLLRVGSDLKEVQGEFANDYILHKRNPFKAENIEGIYLRGDTLNTHFKLRITNVKKDSYNLKIAYYNNVDSLNNCSKQLKAILDKNNQLQAKLNDDKSYLRVIFTQKEAHIVIENVTKDSMNNFCKSIPNDIFYGAYKKRSTK from the coding sequence ATGATTTCTTTTAAAAATTTTATTCTTCTGGCAGTATTTTTACCTGTAATTGCATCGTGCGATAAAAAAGAAGAAAAAAAAGTTTTTATTCAACCCGGTTTGTTAGATACTATTTTTAGCAATACGTTTGAAGGCATAATACCTTGCCCCGATTGCCCTGGTATTGAATCGTCTATTAGAATTTATAGCGATAGTACCATTTCGCGCACAGTTTTTTATCAAGATAGAAACGAATTACCCATTACAAAAGTGGGAACTTGGAAATTAAAAGACAGTGTGTTTACTGCTATTTTTGATCGTGAAAAACTTTTTTACCGAATAAAAAATTACAATCAGTTATTACGTGTGGGCAGCGATTTAAAAGAAGTTCAAGGTGAATTTGCCAATGATTATATTTTACATAAGCGCAACCCTTTTAAAGCTGAAAATATTGAAGGAATCTATTTACGTGGCGATACTTTAAACACTCATTTTAAACTTCGAATAACCAATGTAAAAAAAGATAGTTATAATTTAAAAATAGCATATTATAATAATGTAGATTCATTAAATAATTGTAGCAAACAACTTAAAGCTATTTTAGATAAAAATAATCAATTACAAGCTAAATTAAACGATGATAAAAGTTATTTACGCGTAATTTTTACTCAAAAAGAAGCGCATATTGTAATTGAAAATGTTACAAAAGATTCAATGAACAATTTTTGCAAAAGTATTCCAAACGATATTTTTTATGGCGCATATAAAAAAAGAAGCACTAAATAG
- the guaA gene encoding glutamine-hydrolyzing GMP synthase codes for MTQGIIILDFGSQYNQLIARRIREFGVYTEIIPYNSPISEIKKHNPKGIILSGGPSSVFGSEAALVEKELFEIGVPILGICYGMQLISHMLGGEVKKGIKGEYGKSELTVLAKNLLFNGVPEKSTVWMSHFDEVEKAPEGFVVTGKSNIDIAALANETKNIYAVQFHPEVTHSEFGSKMLENFVFEICKAEKNWVLKDFIETEIKRIKEVVGDKKVILGLSGGVDSSVAAVLIHRAIGDQLTCIFVDTGLLRKDEGKKVMENYGKHFHMNIKMVDASERFLTNLKGIDEPEAKRKSIGRDFVAVFDEESQKFDDASFLAQGTIYPDVIESQSVKGPSATIKSHHNVGGLPEHMKLQLLEPLRELFKDEVRKVGVELGIPRELVYRHPFPGPGLGIRVIGEVDAEKVRILQEADQIFIDELYNHNLYDEVSQAFVVLLPVKSVGVMGDERTYEYTAVVRSANTIDFMTATWSKLPYEFLELVSNRIINEVKGINRVAYDISSKPPATIEWE; via the coding sequence ATGACACAAGGTATTATTATTTTAGATTTTGGTTCGCAATACAACCAATTAATTGCCCGCCGAATTCGAGAGTTTGGAGTTTACACCGAAATTATTCCCTACAATTCACCAATTAGCGAAATTAAAAAGCACAATCCAAAAGGAATTATACTTTCTGGCGGACCATCTTCTGTTTTTGGAAGTGAAGCTGCTTTAGTTGAAAAAGAACTTTTTGAAATTGGTGTGCCTATTTTAGGTATTTGTTACGGTATGCAGTTAATTTCACACATGTTAGGTGGCGAAGTTAAAAAAGGCATAAAAGGCGAATACGGAAAATCGGAACTTACTGTTCTAGCAAAAAATCTTTTATTTAATGGTGTTCCTGAAAAATCTACAGTTTGGATGAGCCATTTTGACGAGGTTGAAAAAGCTCCAGAAGGTTTTGTGGTTACAGGTAAATCAAACATTGATATTGCAGCTTTAGCAAACGAAACTAAAAATATTTACGCCGTTCAATTTCACCCAGAAGTTACACATTCTGAATTTGGTTCTAAAATGTTAGAAAACTTTGTTTTTGAAATTTGTAAAGCCGAAAAAAATTGGGTACTTAAAGATTTTATCGAAACAGAAATTAAACGTATTAAGGAAGTAGTTGGCGATAAAAAAGTAATTTTAGGTTTATCTGGTGGTGTAGATTCATCGGTTGCAGCTGTATTAATTCACCGTGCAATTGGCGATCAATTAACCTGTATTTTTGTTGATACTGGTTTGTTGCGTAAAGACGAGGGTAAAAAAGTAATGGAAAACTATGGAAAGCATTTCCATATGAACATAAAAATGGTGGATGCATCTGAACGATTCCTTACAAATTTAAAAGGAATTGATGAACCAGAGGCAAAACGCAAATCTATTGGTCGTGATTTTGTGGCTGTTTTTGATGAAGAATCACAAAAATTTGACGATGCTTCATTTTTAGCTCAAGGTACTATTTATCCCGATGTTATTGAATCGCAATCTGTAAAAGGGCCTTCTGCTACAATAAAATCGCATCATAATGTTGGTGGTTTACCAGAACATATGAAACTGCAATTGTTAGAACCATTAAGAGAGTTATTTAAAGATGAAGTTCGTAAAGTTGGAGTAGAATTAGGCATACCTCGTGAATTAGTGTACCGCCACCCATTCCCAGGACCAGGTTTAGGTATTCGTGTGATTGGTGAAGTTGATGCTGAAAAAGTACGTATTTTACAAGAAGCCGACCAAATTTTTATTGATGAGCTTTACAACCATAATTTATACGACGAGGTTTCGCAAGCGTTTGTAGTGTTACTTCCTGTTAAATCGGTTGGAGTAATGGGCGATGAACGTACTTATGAATACACTGCTGTTGTACGTTCTGCAAATACTATTGATTTTATGACTGCAACTTGGAGTAAATTACCTTATGAGTTTTTAGAATTGGTTTCAAACCGAATTATTAACGAAGTTAAAGGTATTAACCGTGTTGCTTACGATATAAGTTCAAAACCACCTGCAACAATAGAGTGGGAATAA
- a CDS encoding pyridoxal phosphate-dependent aminotransferase, with protein MPKISNKGLQMPESPIRKLVPFAETAKKNGNKVYHLNIGQPDIKTPDVALNAVKNADISVLEYSHSAGFDSYREKLAAYYQIQGLPINKEDIIITTGGSEALIFAMGSTMDEGDEIIIPEPFYANYNGFSTQNGVKVVPVMSGIENGFALPPISDFEKLITPKTKAILICNPGNPTGYLYSKEEIQQLAALVKKHDLFLIADEVYREFTYDGMKHFSVMNEDSIAQNAIMIDSVSKRFSMCGARIGCIVSKNKDLMATAMKFAQARLSPPTYAQIASEAALDTPQSYFDDVITEYKDRRDTLVNALNAIDGVQVSMPKGAFYCIAKLPVTNAEDFAKWLLESYQLNGETVMVAPAAGFYSSKNVGLNEVRLAYVLNKEDLIKSAEIIKEALKVYNN; from the coding sequence ATGCCTAAGATTTCTAATAAAGGTTTGCAAATGCCCGAATCGCCAATACGTAAATTGGTGCCTTTTGCTGAAACAGCAAAGAAAAATGGAAATAAAGTATATCATTTAAACATTGGTCAACCCGATATTAAAACGCCTGATGTAGCTTTAAATGCTGTGAAAAATGCCGATATTAGCGTTTTAGAATATAGTCATTCTGCAGGTTTTGATTCGTACCGAGAAAAATTAGCAGCGTATTACCAAATCCAAGGTTTACCTATTAATAAAGAAGATATTATTATTACAACGGGTGGTTCTGAAGCTTTAATTTTTGCAATGGGATCTACTATGGATGAAGGTGATGAAATTATTATACCTGAACCATTTTATGCAAATTACAATGGTTTTTCTACTCAAAACGGAGTGAAAGTTGTACCGGTAATGTCGGGTATCGAAAACGGTTTTGCATTGCCACCCATTTCAGATTTTGAAAAATTAATTACCCCTAAAACAAAAGCTATTTTAATTTGTAATCCGGGTAATCCAACTGGATATTTATATAGTAAAGAAGAAATTCAGCAATTAGCTGCATTGGTAAAAAAACACGATTTGTTTTTAATTGCCGACGAAGTGTATCGCGAATTTACTTACGATGGAATGAAGCATTTTTCTGTAATGAATGAAGATAGTATTGCACAAAATGCAATTATGATTGATTCGGTTTCAAAAAGATTCAGCATGTGTGGTGCGCGTATTGGTTGTATTGTATCTAAGAATAAAGATTTAATGGCTACTGCAATGAAATTTGCACAAGCAAGATTATCGCCCCCTACGTATGCACAAATTGCATCTGAAGCTGCTTTAGATACACCACAATCATATTTTGACGATGTAATTACAGAATATAAAGACCGTAGAGATACTTTAGTTAATGCTTTAAATGCAATTGATGGCGTGCAAGTATCAATGCCTAAAGGAGCCTTTTATTGCATTGCAAAATTACCTGTTACAAATGCCGAAGATTTTGCAAAATGGTTGTTAGAATCGTATCAATTAAATGGTGAAACCGTTATGGTTGCACCAGCAGCTGGTTTTTATTCAAGTAAAAATGTAGGTTTAAACGAAGTGCGTTTGGCGTATGTTTTAAACAAAGAAGATTTAATAAAATCGGCCGAAATTATAAAAGAAGCTTTAAAAGTATATAATAATTAA
- a CDS encoding DUF3820 family protein, whose translation MDNNKELIELAYAKMPFGKYKGYFLVDIPEPYYVWYKNKGFPPGKLGKQLATMYEVKLNGLESLIRNIKNKYPKP comes from the coding sequence ATGGATAACAATAAAGAGTTAATAGAACTTGCATATGCAAAAATGCCCTTTGGTAAATACAAAGGGTATTTTTTGGTAGATATACCAGAACCTTATTATGTTTGGTATAAAAACAAAGGGTTTCCGCCGGGTAAATTAGGTAAACAACTGGCAACTATGTACGAAGTTAAACTTAATGGTTTAGAAAGTTTAATAAGAAACATAAAAAACAAATATCCAAAACCATAA
- the rlmF gene encoding 23S rRNA (adenine(1618)-N(6))-methyltransferase RlmF — MHSNNLHNKPYNFKELIIKVPELSPFIVKNKMGIDTVLFANQQAVYYLNKALLLCFYGLDYWDIPKENLVPPVPGRADYLHYLSEIIPNTSKTTILDIGTGASLIYPLIGHALFNWNFVATDIDSKSIQNAQQIINNNKHLSLNIFLREQSKQNQILKGIINDTDFFDAVICNPPFFKSKKEADTQTLRKLKGLNNTRNVKLAHNFSGKNNELWCEGGELVFVKKLINESLLFTKNVGCFTVLISNENNLKPLQNMLQNKVKYLKIMEMSQGNKKSRILAWRFQ; from the coding sequence ATGCACAGTAATAATTTACACAATAAGCCTTATAATTTTAAAGAATTAATAATAAAAGTACCCGAATTATCGCCTTTTATAGTTAAAAATAAAATGGGTATTGATACGGTTTTGTTTGCAAACCAACAAGCGGTTTATTATTTAAACAAAGCTTTATTGCTGTGTTTTTATGGTTTAGATTATTGGGATATTCCAAAAGAAAATTTAGTACCACCAGTACCCGGAAGAGCTGATTATTTGCATTATTTATCTGAAATAATCCCAAATACATCTAAAACTACAATTTTAGATATTGGAACAGGTGCAAGTTTAATTTACCCTTTAATTGGTCATGCGTTATTTAATTGGAATTTTGTTGCGACTGATATCGATTCAAAATCAATACAAAATGCCCAACAAATTATAAATAATAACAAGCATTTAAGTTTAAATATTTTTTTGCGTGAACAATCAAAACAAAATCAAATTTTAAAAGGAATTATAAACGACACTGATTTTTTTGATGCAGTAATATGTAATCCACCTTTTTTTAAGTCTAAAAAAGAAGCAGATACACAAACATTACGCAAATTAAAAGGCTTAAATAATACAAGAAATGTAAAATTAGCTCATAATTTTTCGGGTAAAAATAATGAATTGTGGTGTGAAGGTGGTGAATTAGTTTTTGTTAAAAAGCTTATAAATGAAAGTTTACTATTTACCAAAAATGTAGGTTGTTTTACGGTATTAATTTCAAACGAAAATAATTTAAAACCCCTACAAAATATGTTGCAAAATAAAGTTAAGTATTTAAAAATCATGGAAATGAGTCAAGGTAATAAAAAAAGTAGAATTTTAGCTTGGCGTTTTCAATAA
- a CDS encoding DUF3575 domain-containing protein, protein MKKIVLTLVTLVSVSALAQTNFPESMNSAYEKKHEIRLGAVKLLSGHSLELSYERVKDRNQGYGVNFLVGFQSGEDVLNQNISIAPYYRFYFNQSQEYGAKGMFVEGFADLYSGTEYVYGNSYAVDPYGYYYYDQNKENFTDLALGLAIGWKKVNTIGFVFELKAGYGKNLIQQNTNASGVFKGDISIGYRFN, encoded by the coding sequence ATGAAAAAAATTGTATTAACATTAGTTACACTTGTTTCTGTTTCGGCATTGGCTCAAACAAATTTTCCTGAGTCAATGAATTCAGCATACGAGAAAAAACATGAAATTCGTTTAGGAGCTGTAAAGTTACTTTCGGGTCATAGTTTAGAATTGTCTTATGAACGTGTTAAAGACAGAAACCAAGGTTATGGTGTAAACTTTTTAGTAGGATTTCAAAGCGGTGAAGATGTTTTAAATCAAAATATTTCAATTGCGCCTTATTACCGTTTTTACTTTAATCAAAGTCAAGAATACGGTGCAAAAGGTATGTTTGTTGAAGGTTTTGCCGATTTGTATTCAGGTACCGAATATGTTTATGGCAATAGTTATGCAGTAGATCCTTACGGGTATTATTATTACGATCAAAATAAAGAAAATTTCACCGATTTGGCACTAGGACTTGCAATTGGTTGGAAAAAAGTAAATACCATTGGTTTTGTTTTTGAATTAAAAGCAGGCTATGGTAAAAACTTAATTCAACAAAATACAAATGCCTCAGGAGTTTTTAAAGGCGATATTAGTATAGGTTATAGATTTAACTAA
- a CDS encoding LysM peptidoglycan-binding domain-containing protein: protein MKKVLLTLSVLFCATIAKAQSPTSTHVVLKGETVTQIAKKYNTTNNVLFMLNPEAVNGINENQILKIPAVSQLQHTVLPKETIYGISKQYHIAIDKLYNLNPGLKENGLKIGQVLNLTNTLAQKTPNVNSNSVTKPTNTTTVIVESGETIYGIAVKSNTSVSVLNELNPGLLENGLKVGQALNVPVSQNINTVNKHPITIVVPAHATIYSICKTHQITQQQLFQWNPDLVNGLKEGATIIVGYDNDSNGKLSEFTPLQEKKIENLLNNKVDLNIVKNQSTKDLVILLPFNLSKNNFNNPAINQNIKEDVFLNMTLDFYSGAKLAIDHLKDKNYNVNIKFVDSKETNKTLDVATLKNEFDFTSTDVIIGPFFQRNVDAVSEAFKNQQTVVVSPLSTDKGKPYTNQVHTMPTNETVKKEMLEYLLSKDGKIIAITDGKKTSIDYFKSNYPSVTSFGVLVDEKVNGTFLRTLLMPNVTNYIVYDASSLTTTVELINTLKTLQNNFDIQLVTLEKTDVLDSSDINISDLVALKYMFPSVTNDADNDKKQAFATKYRAVYSKNPSRFAVRGYDVTLDVISRMFEAGEESNIFDYGSQQIENKFTYVKENGGVYNNAVYILYIDKDLTIKEAN, encoded by the coding sequence ATGAAAAAAGTATTATTAACACTATCGGTTTTGTTTTGTGCTACAATTGCAAAAGCACAATCACCAACAAGTACTCACGTAGTTTTAAAGGGCGAAACAGTTACACAAATTGCAAAAAAATACAATACAACTAATAACGTATTGTTTATGCTGAATCCAGAAGCTGTAAACGGAATTAATGAAAATCAAATTTTAAAAATTCCTGCAGTATCGCAATTACAACACACCGTTCTACCTAAGGAAACTATTTACGGCATTTCTAAGCAATACCATATTGCTATTGATAAGTTGTATAATTTAAATCCAGGTTTAAAGGAAAATGGTTTAAAAATAGGACAAGTTTTAAATTTAACCAATACTTTAGCGCAAAAAACACCTAACGTAAATAGTAACTCAGTTACAAAGCCTACAAACACAACCACAGTTATTGTTGAAAGTGGTGAAACCATTTACGGAATTGCAGTAAAAAGTAATACATCAGTTTCGGTTTTAAATGAATTAAATCCAGGCTTGTTAGAAAACGGCTTAAAAGTAGGACAAGCTTTAAATGTACCAGTTTCTCAAAATATCAATACAGTAAATAAACACCCTATAACTATTGTTGTTCCTGCACATGCAACTATTTATAGTATTTGCAAAACACACCAAATTACACAACAACAATTGTTTCAGTGGAATCCTGATTTGGTAAATGGTTTAAAAGAAGGCGCAACTATAATTGTAGGATATGATAACGATTCAAATGGAAAATTATCTGAATTTACACCTTTACAAGAAAAAAAAATAGAAAATTTATTAAACAATAAAGTTGATTTAAATATTGTTAAAAATCAGTCTACTAAAGATTTGGTTATACTTTTACCTTTTAATTTATCTAAAAATAATTTTAATAATCCTGCGATTAATCAAAATATTAAAGAAGATGTTTTTTTAAACATGACACTTGATTTTTATTCAGGAGCAAAATTAGCAATCGATCATTTAAAAGATAAAAATTACAATGTAAACATCAAATTTGTCGATTCTAAAGAAACTAATAAAACGTTAGATGTTGCTACTTTAAAAAATGAATTCGATTTTACATCAACCGATGTAATTATTGGTCCATTTTTTCAACGTAACGTTGATGCCGTTTCCGAAGCATTTAAAAACCAACAAACAGTAGTTGTATCACCACTTTCAACCGACAAAGGCAAGCCGTATACAAACCAAGTGCATACAATGCCTACAAATGAAACAGTGAAAAAGGAAATGCTAGAATATTTATTGTCTAAAGATGGAAAAATTATAGCCATTACCGATGGGAAAAAGACTTCAATTGACTATTTTAAATCAAATTATCCTTCTGTAACAAGTTTTGGTGTTTTGGTTGATGAAAAAGTAAATGGTACCTTTCTACGCACTTTATTAATGCCTAACGTAACAAATTATATTGTGTACGATGCATCGTCGTTAACAACTACTGTTGAATTAATAAATACTTTAAAAACGTTGCAAAATAATTTTGATATTCAGTTAGTTACGTTGGAAAAAACAGATGTTCTAGATTCATCAGATATTAATATTTCAGATTTAGTAGCTTTAAAATATATGTTTCCATCTGTTACAAATGATGCCGATAACGATAAAAAACAAGCATTTGCTACTAAATACAGAGCCGTTTACAGTAAAAACCCAAGTAGATTTGCGGTTCGAGGATACGATGTTACACTCGATGTAATTTCACGTATGTTTGAAGCAGGTGAAGAATCAAACATTTTTGATTACGGTTCACAACAAATCGAAAATAAATTTACATATGTTAAAGAAAATGGTGGGGTTTATAACAACGCAGTTTATATTTTATATATTGATAAAGATTTAACAATTAAAGAAGCTAACTAA
- a CDS encoding OsmC family protein — protein sequence MSTSKVVYKGDLRTESTHLLSGSVIITDAPIDNHGKGEAFSPTDMVANSLATCMFSIMGIKANAMNLNIEGSSANVTKIMQAEPRKISEIIVNLDMKGVADEKSKIILERAAMTCPVFLSLHPDITKTVHFNWL from the coding sequence ATGAGTACCAGTAAAGTTGTTTATAAAGGCGATTTAAGAACAGAATCAACGCACTTATTGTCGGGTAGTGTAATTATAACCGATGCTCCCATTGATAACCACGGCAAAGGCGAAGCCTTTTCTCCAACCGATATGGTAGCAAATTCGTTAGCAACTTGCATGTTTAGTATAATGGGCATTAAAGCCAATGCAATGAATTTGAATATTGAAGGATCATCTGCAAATGTTACCAAAATAATGCAGGCTGAACCTAGAAAAATAAGCGAAATAATTGTAAATTTAGATATGAAAGGTGTAGCCGATGAAAAATCGAAAATTATTTTAGAACGTGCAGCAATGACTTGCCCCGTTTTCTTAAGCTTGCATCCAGATATTACAAAAACTGTTCATTTTAATTGGTTATAA
- a CDS encoding aminotransferase class I/II-fold pyridoxal phosphate-dependent enzyme, whose product MVKDLFERIHDNKGPLGKWASQAEGYFVFPKLEGKLGPRMQFQGKEVLNWSINDYLGLATHPEVLKADADAAAEFGAAYPMGARMMSGHTDWHEKLQNELAAFVNKEAAYLLNFGYQGMVSTIDALVTKNDVIVYDVDSHACIIDGVRLHMGKRFTYKHNDVESLEKNLQRATKMADEQNGGILVITEGVFGMRGQQGKLKEIVALKEKYNFRLLVDDAHGFGTLGKTGAGAGEEQECQDGIDVYFSTFAKSMASIGAFIAADQDIIDYLKYNLRSQMFAKALPMILVKGALKRLQLLRENPSLKDKLWENVNRLQNGLKERGFNIGDTNTCVTPVYLEGSIPEAMIMVNDLRENYGIFLSIVVYPVIPKGIILLRVIPTASHTYEDIDQTLAAFEAIRSKLIDGTYKKIAAETTVDMEA is encoded by the coding sequence ATGGTTAAAGATTTATTTGAAAGAATTCATGATAATAAAGGTCCATTAGGAAAATGGGCTTCACAAGCAGAAGGTTACTTTGTGTTTCCTAAATTAGAAGGAAAATTAGGGCCAAGAATGCAATTTCAAGGAAAAGAAGTTTTAAACTGGTCAATTAACGATTATTTGGGACTTGCAACGCATCCTGAAGTATTAAAAGCAGATGCCGATGCAGCAGCTGAATTTGGTGCAGCTTACCCAATGGGTGCACGAATGATGTCTGGGCATACAGATTGGCACGAAAAATTACAAAATGAATTAGCTGCTTTCGTAAACAAAGAAGCTGCTTATTTATTAAATTTTGGTTACCAAGGTATGGTTTCTACCATTGATGCGTTAGTTACTAAAAACGATGTTATTGTTTACGATGTTGATTCGCATGCATGTATTATTGATGGCGTTCGCTTGCACATGGGGAAACGTTTTACATACAAACACAACGATGTTGAATCGTTAGAAAAAAACTTACAGCGAGCTACTAAAATGGCCGATGAGCAAAACGGTGGTATTTTAGTTATTACTGAAGGTGTTTTTGGAATGCGTGGGCAACAAGGTAAATTAAAAGAAATTGTAGCTTTAAAAGAAAAATATAATTTCCGTTTGTTAGTTGATGACGCACACGGGTTTGGTACATTAGGTAAAACGGGTGCAGGTGCAGGTGAAGAACAAGAATGTCAAGATGGTATTGATGTTTACTTTTCAACTTTTGCTAAGTCAATGGCTTCAATTGGTGCATTTATCGCTGCCGATCAGGATATTATAGATTATTTAAAATATAATTTACGTTCGCAAATGTTTGCTAAAGCATTACCAATGATTTTAGTAAAAGGTGCTTTAAAACGTTTACAATTATTACGCGAAAACCCTAGTTTAAAAGATAAATTATGGGAAAATGTAAACCGTTTACAAAATGGTTTAAAAGAGCGTGGTTTTAATATTGGCGATACCAATACTTGTGTTACACCTGTTTATTTAGAAGGTTCTATACCAGAAGCAATGATAATGGTTAACGATTTACGCGAAAACTACGGTATCTTTTTATCAATTGTTGTATACCCAGTAATTCCTAAAGGTATTATTTTATTACGCGTGATTCCTACAGCTTCGCATACGTATGAAGATATTGACCAAACATTGGCTGCTTTTGAAGCAATACGTAGTAAGTTAATTGATGGAACTTATAAAAAAATAGCTGCTGAAACAACAGTTGATATGGAAGCTTAA